One segment of Ipomoea triloba cultivar NCNSP0323 chromosome 12, ASM357664v1 DNA contains the following:
- the LOC116000444 gene encoding peroxidase 5-like, giving the protein MDSKSLKPAVIMVLLCWVFSLLTPTLAHKSSWKNPLRVGFYGYSCPSAESIVKNVVYKAVSRNPGLAGGLIRMHFHDCFVRGCDASVLLDGLNSEKEAIPNKNSLRGFEVIDAAKAAVEAACPGTVSCADIVAFAARDSAHKVGNIYYDVPSGRRDGRISNKDDALANLPSPFVGAMEIFKSFSKKGMSLDEMVTLSGAHSIGIAHCATFFNRLYPKNKAENLPIDPEFKKFLTAICPPGALTNGTGIANPVNLDVLTPNRLDNKFYVDLKNKKGVLISDQTLMSHPKTAKMVNFNARYGSVWAKKFAAAMVHMGYLDVITGTKGEIRRNCHVVN; this is encoded by the exons ATGGATTCAAAGAGCTTGAAGCCTGCAGTTATTATGGTGCTTTTGTGCTGGGTTTTCTCCCTCTTAACCCCAACACTAGCCCATAAGTCAAGCTGGAAAAATCCACTTAGAGTTGGCTTCTATGGGTATTCTTGTCCATCAGCAGAGTCCATTGTGAaaaatgttgtctacaaagctGTTTCTCGTAATCCAGGCTTGGCTGGTGGGCTTATCAGGATGCACTTCCATGACTGCTTTGTTAGG GGCTGTGATGCGTCTGTGCTATTGGATGGGCTAAACTCAGAGAAGGAAGCCATACCAAACAAGAACAGCCTAAGAGGGTTCGAAGTGATTGATGCAGCCAAGGCTGCGGTGGAGGCCGCATGCCCTGGAACAGTCTCCTGCGCCGACATCGTAGCATTCGCAGCCCGCGACAGCGCGCACAAGGTAGGCAACATATACTATGATGTCCCATCAGGGAGACGCGACGGCCGCATTTCAAACAAGGACGACGCTCTGGCAAATCTCCCTTCTCCATTTGTCGGCGCCATGGAGATTTTCAAGAGCTTTTCAAAGAAAGGAATGTCCCTTGACGAAATGGTGACTCTTTCCGGGGCCCACTCCATCGGAATCGCCCACTGCGCCACTTTTTTCAACCGCCTTTATCCTAAGAACAAGGCGGAGAATCTCCCCATCGACCCTGAATTCAAGAAGTTCTTGACGGCAATTTGCCCGCCCGGGGCTCTTACCAACGGGACCGGAATTGCTAACCCGGTGAACCTTGATGTTCTGACGCCGAACCGATTGGACAACAAATTTTACGTGGACctgaagaacaagaaaggggtGTTGATATCCGATCAGACATTGATGAGCCACCCAAAAACTGCTAAAATGGTGAACTTTAATGCTAGGTATGGGTCGGTGTGGGCTAAGAAGTTTGCGGCGGCTATGGTGCATATGGGTTACCTGGATGTGATCACGGGGACGAAGGGTGAGATCAGGAGGAACTGCCACGTCGTCAACTGA
- the LOC115999790 gene encoding copper transport protein ATX1-like, translating into MSQTVVLKVGMSCQGCVGAVNRVLGKMEGVESFDIDIKEQKVTVKGNVEPEAVLKTVSKTGKKTSFWEAEAPAEPESKPAAAVATA; encoded by the exons ATGTCTCAG ACCGTCGTTCTGAAGGTTGGCATGTCATGCCAAGGATGTGTCGGGGCTGTCAACAGGGTTTTGGGGAAGATGGAAg GTGTGGAGTCTTTTGACATTGATATTAAGGAGCAAAAAGTGACTGTCAAGGGTAATGTGGAACCTGAAGCGGTTCTAAAAACGGTTTCAAAGACGGGAAAGAAAACTTCATTTTGGGAAGCAGAAGCTCCTGCTGAACCTGAATCGAAGCCTGCAGCTGCCGTTGCCACTGCATGA
- the LOC115999553 gene encoding GDSL esterase/lipase At5g03610-like translates to MLQGGIHLISLSSMAPKSSLFFGDSYADTGNWPPTNASGSWREPYGMTFPGKPSGRWSDGRVLTDYIAAYLGIGSPQPYNLWKGYAEAKQYGMNFAYGGTGVFDYANVDGPNMTTQINHLQQLLQQNAYAKHDLTLSAALVTSVGNDYKNYHGDMHRIKEFAKSVTKQLSLNLKRIHEMGVPKVAVTAMQPLGCLPLVAFATGNYSNCDESTNSFTRFHNQILKQRVEELNYQTVGSPFGIVDLYAAFTSALNIKHDQHPGKSSFPRPLQPCCEGKCGVVDESGKKEYAVCDDPKMTFFWDMAHPSQQGWLAVYSALKPSLPHLFHCQQATPIV, encoded by the exons ATGCTGCAAGGAGGCATCCACTTGATAAGCTTATCCTCAATGGCCCCAAAAAGCTCTTTGTTTTTCGGTGACTCCTATGCTGACACGGGTAATTGGCCACCTACAAATGCTTCAGGGTCTTGGAGGGAACCTTATGGTATGACTTTCCCAGGCAAACCTTCCGGCAGATGGTCCGATGGTCGCGTTCTCACTGATTACATAG CGGCCTATCTGGGAATAGGATCCCCACAACCCTACAATTTGTGGAAGGGGTATGCGGAAGCAAAGCAGTATGGGATGAATTTTGCATACGGAGGGACAGGTGTGTTTGACTACGCAAACGTTGACGGTCCGAACATGACGACACAAATAAATCATCTGCAACAACTCCTTCAACAAAACGCGTACGCCAAACACGACCTTACATTGTCCGCAGCTCTTGTCACTTCGGTCGGGAATGACTACAAGAACTATCATGGAGATATGCAT CGTATAAAGGAATTTGCTAAATCCGTTACAAAGCAGCTTAGTTTGAACCTTAAACGCATTCATGAGATGGGAGTTCCCAAAGTAGCCGTGACTGCAATGCAGCCTTTGGGATGCCTACCCTTGGTAGCTTTTGCAACTGGCAACTACTCAAACTGCGACGAAAGTACAAACAGCTTTACGAGGTTTcacaatcaaatattaaaacaaagGGTAGAGGAACTGAACTACCAAACCGTGGGGTCACCCTTTGGTATTGTCGATCTCTATGCGGCCTTCACGTCGGCCTTGAACATTAAACACGACCAGCATCCTGGGAAATCTAGTTTCCCGCGTCCATTGCAGCCATGTTGCGAGGGTAAATGCGGGGTGGTTGATGAGAGTGGAAAGAAGGAATACGCAGTGTGCGATGATCCAAAAATGACATTCTTCTGGGATATGGCTCATCCATCACAGCAAGGCTGGTTAGCTGTTTATTCTGCCTTGAAACCTTCTCTTCCCCATCTCTTTCACTGTCAGCAGGCCACCCCAATTGTTTAG